The genome window CAACGGAGTAGAGCCATAAGGTATAGCacctctttttctctctcggACATAATCGAATCTTGGCCGCGTTTCGAACCACTGCTTTTCTGAGCCCTATTCGTCCGAGTGTTGTTGGCCTGCTGAGCACCGTCTGCGCCGGTACTTTCCACATCTTTTGAAGGGTTGCAGCCATTCGCCTGAGGATCACCATCTGAAGAACCGCTGGCGCTTTCCACATCATTTGAAGGGCTGCCGGCATTCGTCTGAGTGTCGTTGGCCTGCGAAGCACTAGCTGAAGAACTTGAGTTGCTTTCCAGAAGATCACGTAATAGTAATGGAGCGTATGGACCTGCTGTGGTGCTGTGTGACTCTCGTCTGCTGCGTGGTTTAGGGGTGCCATGCTGAGGGGCGCCTTGCTGCGAGACATTATTTGAAGTGTTGCCGATATTCGTCTGAGTGTCGTTGGCCTGCGGAGCAATGCCAGTGCCACGCTGAGGGGGGTCTTGTTGAGAGACATCATTTGAGGGGTTGTCGCCGTCTGAGCTTCCATCGAGCCGGGGGAATGACGTTATCTCGTTGTCTGGCTGAGGGCCGATTCGGGGAGCATCTGGCTGCTCAGCAGCATCTTGGTTTAGCAACTCGACCTCTCGCGGAGGTTCGCCGCCCTCCTGAGCCTCTGGCTGCCTGTTGCCGAGCCTTCGCTCCGAGCTTGGCCTGTCGCTCTCGAATGATCCGCCACGGCTTGACCCGGCACGGTGtcttctgaagaagcaggGGCAAcaaacttttaaaaagcaCACCATTGTGATGGTATTTCTGTGATGATAAAAAATGTGCTGTTTGTGATGAGATGTGTAAACTTGTTggtgtgatgatgatgggtcaAGAAGAGAATGATGTTTGGTTGATGTTTTggtcaaggaggagatggacgaTGGTTCTAAAGTACTCATGTCACAGGGAGCGCAGCTCACTCTTGCCCAGGAATTAGGTGGAAGCAAATGGGGGATCAGAAAAGGAAAGTCGGACTCGATGATGGGATATGGTATGGTTACGggcaagaaagagaaggtgTATTCTGGGCTCATGTCTATCTCCAGCAAGAGCACTCGCGGCGGTCAATCATCCAATGGATGCTACCTACTAATGGAAGGCATAATCGCGGCTTCTGGGCCCTTTGAAACTCAACAGTCAGTATCAAGCAAAGCAGTTGGAAATTCGAGGGCACTTACTCTTCCTGTCGGATCATGGAGCCGTGTGCGCTGGTGTGCACACTCCGCGTTCATGGCCTGTAGAATGTCAATAACTGTTCCACCTCTCTCTTGAGGCTTCAATGACCTTGAATTTAAATGAATAATCCCAGCAAGTCTGGGTAGGGCACCTCCGGTTCGGTCGCGGgcgcggtggtggtggtagttGGCTGAGCAGAGGTTTCGGTGTCCTCTTCACGAGCCCCCTTCTTAAGGCTGTGATCCTCTCCGACGACggtctcgtcatcatcaaaaaCAGCCTCGCCGTCGTCGAGGGCTTGGTCGTCGTTGCTTTCGTTCTCTGGTGTGTCTGGTGTGGCGGCGGCTTCGTCCTCTCCGGCCTTCAGTGCCGACCACGGAATCTCGGTGGAGGTCATACTGGCCCCCGGCCCGTTCGGGGGCACAGCAAAGATCACGCTGATTCTGCCTCGCGGGAGTATTCTGTATGCCTTTATGAGGCTGTCGGGGTTGTCTATGACCGCGGCATAAGTCCCCGCGAGGCCAGGGACTTTGGCAACGACGTTCTCCTGGTGCCCGCCACCAGGAGAATTGTTCACGAGTCTGAGACCGGAAGTCTTTTCTGTCGTGACACTGCGAAGTGCCAAACTCTCAACAAGAGTAACTCCTTTGTTTTGAGACTCGGGGCGGGTTTCTTGCTTGGCGCCTTGGTCAGCACGCTTCATGGCCGCGAATCCGGGGATACGGGGGTGCGGCATGTTAACGAAGAAAGGATAAGACTTTGGACTCGTGAAGAAGTTACTATCAGACTGGTTTACTTTGTATTCGCGATTTTCGAGTGTTGAGTGTGtgaaaaggaggaaaaggGAGGTTGTGCGGCGGTAGTTGAAGTAGGGGAACTCGCCCTATTGTTCAGGAGCTCGGTGAGTCTCCCACAAAAACACCGTACTAGAGCTCGCAACTGGCACGCAGCTGCCCAGCAAatctcagcagcaacaataGAAAGCGTGAAATACGATTCATTACGCCTGGTCAAGCTGTGTAGACGAGAACAATGAACTCTCAATAAAAACAGTTCCTTGCTGTCGCTTCAGCTTCATGGGCTGTTCTCGTGAACAGATACCAAGTTCAGGAGCCCAAAGATCCTTGGAAAGGGAAAAGCCCTTGAAGATGCTTCCTGTACTTCGTCCATCCTGTTACCCCGCCTCGCAGCGAAATCACTACACTTCATCTCGAACCACAAGGCCgcattcttctttccatcgtTGGAGACGCCCATCCGACCCTCCCACCCAGTTCGTGCCTCACCATCTACCgcatcttggacttgggagtggcctcaagttcaagagtGACCTTGACAATAACTGTACGTTCCACAACAACGAAACTTGAGGATGGTCAAAGAgtactaaagttatattacgGTATTCTCTGTTCTACAGCTCCTGGTGATCGAAGAGCACCCCATTTTCCTCTCTGAGCGGGGTGGTTCCAAATTTAGTTTGCCAAAACTCATCGTTATTCTCCTTATCCCGACGTGGCTGCCACCCCCGAGCCAGTTCCATGGCTATTTCGAATTCCTCCCATACTTGATCAGGAATCCAAGTCCAGTTACAAACAGTGGTCCCTCCGTCTTTCAAGCGCTTCAAATGCGTATAAACACCATACGCCCTCTTTTCTTGCTTGAAGAGGTAGTTCCAATCGATCACTGCAAGATTTGGATTGGGGCTGAAAAGTTTCT of Fusarium musae strain F31 chromosome 5, whole genome shotgun sequence contains these proteins:
- a CDS encoding hypothetical protein (EggNog:ENOG41); amino-acid sequence: MVRHRAGSSRGGSFESDRPSSERRLGNRQPEAQEGGEPPREVELLNQDAAEQPDAPRIGPQPDNEITSFPRLDGSSDGDNPSNDVSQQDPPQRGTGIAPQANDTQTNIGNTSNNVSQQGAPQHGTPKPRSRRESHSTTAGPYAPLLLRDLLESNSSSSASASQANDTQTNAGSPSNDVESASGSSDGDPQANGCNPSKDVESTGADGAQQANNTRTNRAQKSSGSKRGQDSIMSEREKEVLYLMALLR
- a CDS encoding hypothetical protein (EggNog:ENOG41), coding for MPHPRIPGFAAMKRADQGAKQETRPESQNKGVTLVESLALRSVTTEKTSGLRLVNNSPGGGHQENVVAKVPGLAGTYAAVIDNPDSLIKAYRILPRGRISVIFAVPPNGPGASMTSTEIPWSALKAGEDEAAATPDTPENESNDDQALDDGEAVFDDDETVVGEDHSLKKGAREEDTETSAQPTTTTTAPATEPEVPYPDLLGLFI